AGGCGATGCCGGACACGGTGCGCCCCTCGTCGCGGCTGCCCAGCAAATAGCCCATGCCCAATTGCGTGAGCGCGCCGGTGGCTTGCAAAATGAGGGTCGCGATGACGAGGAGGCCATAAAGGGCCAGGATTTGGATTTCGGTCATGCGCTGCTCCTATTGGGGGTTGGTCTAGGGGGTCGTTGTTTCCTGGGGTGGTTTCTGTGCGGCAATGAGCAACCGGATGTCGCGCACAGCCATCTCCCTTGAATAGTGAAAGAATACCAGACTGAGCGCAATGCCGGGCAGTTGATAAAGCGCGCCGCCATAGGCCCCCAACCACGTCAGCACGATCATTTTGGCGATCCAGGACAGCATTGTGATGGTGAAAAGACCGCAGAAAAATTCGACCTTGTTATCCGTCTTGCGCAGGACCTCGCGCACAAACCCCGTGTCATCATCGCGTGCGGCCAACAGCATTTGCAAACGGCGGGCTTTTTGCGCTTTGGTGACATAGATCGGCGCAATGGTGGTGATCAATTCGCCCATCGCATAGGCGGCAAAGACCGACAGAAACAGGATGATGCCTGCGGCCACATTGGGCAGCGGGTCAACGACATCCTGCGCCCAGCCAGTGATTGAAAAACTGTCGCGGTTGTTGAGATCACCCGCGACCTCGATGCCCGCATAAATCCCGATGAACCCGATGGAAATGACCGAGAAAACTCGGGGCCATTCCTTTGGGATTGAATCGAGAAGCTGGGACATCTGAGTGGGTCCGGTTGGAGAGACGGAAGGGTTAAAGGGGAGTTTGCACGACCTGCGGCGCTGTGGCTAGGGAACAATTATGCGGCGTTCGGTACGTGACTCAAATGATGCGGATTCTCGGGAGTTGCAAAGATATGGCCAGAAGAGTTAGGAGACGATTGCGGGCGAGGGTTTCGAATTCGGTTACTGTTGGCCTCTTTGGGTTTCTTTTCAGCGTTGTGAGGTCAAGCGATGCTGCTCCGGGAGCTTTTGCGGTTCACTAAAGCGTCTGTATTCTGGATTAGTCTTTCTCTTGCCTCTCTACTGCGCCCCTCTGCCGAACTCGGAGCTAGAGCGATTGGAATCGAAAATTTGACCCTGCTTATTTCTTCGTTTGATCGTAGATGATCTCCGCGGGCGCCGGCTTCCATAGATAGTATTTTTAGGCCCGCTTTACCTCCGCCCGAGGTCTCATTTGTCGCAGTGACCGCTACATCGAATTCTACCGATTCAACACGGCGATATGTGTGGTCAATACTGCCTTCTTCGAACAAATCGCGTTCACTGTTGGAAACGGGGGGATTAATCAGGATACCCATTTCGTCGTATTCTGATTGTAATTCCGCAGTGGCGTCGACAATGCCGCTAATCGTTTCTTTTATAAACTCTTTTAGGTCCATGCAGTGCTCACAATTCGATAGTTTTGACTCGGCAGCACCGGGCAGCAACCGGCTCTCTTCGCGGGAGTGCACTTTGTACCGACCCAGGGTCGGGCGCTGCCCTATGTTGTTTTCGTGACAACGGACTACAAATCCATCAGCAACCGGCGCGGATCCTCCAGGGCTTCCTTGATGCGCACGAGGAACGTCACCGCCCCTTTGCCGTCCACAATCCGGTGGTCATAGGAGAGTGCCAGATACATCATCGGGCGGATCACGACCTGACCCTTGATCGCCATCGGGCGGTCCTGAATTTTATGCATGCCCAGAATGCCCGATTGCGGGGGGTTCAGGATGGGTGAGGACATCAGCGAGCCATAAACCCCGCCATTGGAAATCGTAAACGTCCCGCCCTGCATTTCGGCCATCGACAGCTTGCCATCCCGCGCGCGCGCGCCTTTTTCGGCAATCGCCTTTTCGATATCGGCAAACCCCATCGCATCCGCATCCCGGATGACCGGCACCACGAGGCCCGTGGGGGTGCCGGCGGCAATGCCCATATGCACGAAGTTTTTATAGACGATATCGGTGCCGTCGATCTCCGCGTTCACCTCTGGCACCTCACGCAGCGCATGTACGCAGGCCTTGGTGAAGAAGGACATAAAGCCCAGTTTCACGCCGTGTTTTTTCAGGAACAGGTCTTTGTATTCATTCCGCAGGGCCATCACCTCGGTCATGTCGACCTCATTGTAGGTGGTGAGCATGGCGGCGGTGTTCTGGCTGTCCTTGAGGCGCTTGGCGATGGTCTGGCGCAGACGGGTCATCTTGACCCGCTCCTCACGGCTGGCATCATCCGCAGCCACAGGCGCGCGCGGCGCGGCAGCGGGGGCCGCCGGGGTCGCGGCAGCCGCAGCAATAGCGCTGGCGACATCCTCTTTCATGGCGCGCCCGTCGCGACCGGTGCCGGTGACCTGATCGCGGCTGATCCCGGCCTCGGCCATGGCCTTTTTGGCTGACGGGGCGTCTTCAACGTCCGATCCACCGCTGGCGGCGGCAGGGGCGGGTGCCGGTACGGCCGGGGCCGTCGCAGCAGCAGCGCCCGCACCCGCGCTCAGGGTCGCAAGTTTGCCGCCCGCATCCACGGTGCTGCCTTCCGGTGCGAGGATTTCGGTGATCGTGCCCGCAGCCGGGGCGGGTACCTCGACGCTGACCTTATCCGTCTCCAATTCACACAGCATTTCGTCCTGTGCGACGCTGTCACCCACGGCTTTGAACCACGTGCTGACCGTCGCCTCGGTGACGCTTTCGCCCAGAGTTGGAACCATGACATCAACCGATCCGCCAGCAGCGGCCGGAGCCGGGGCTGCGTCTGCGGGTTCTGCCGCAGCAGGCGCTGGTTTTGCCCCGGCGCCCCCCTCGGCGATATTTGCCAAAAGCGCGTCAACGCCCACGGTGTCGCCTTCGCCTGCCACGATTTCATCCAAGGTACCTGCCACCGGGCTTGGAACCTCCACGGTCACCTTGTCGGTTTCCAATTCACACAGCATTTCATCAACGCTCACGGTATCGCCCGGTTTCTTGAACCAAGTGGCGACGGTCGCCTCTGTCACGGATTCGCCCAACGTGGGGACGCGCACTTCGGTGGTCATGTCTCTGTTCCTTCGCCGATTATTTCGAGATCGTCAGCGCGTCATTCACGAGCGCTGCTTGTTGTGCTTTGTGCTGAGAGGCCAACCCCGTTGCGGGGGAGGCGGAAGTGGGGCGGCCCACATAAAGGGGGCGCGGGTGTTTCGCACTGATCCGTCCCAGAACCCATTCGATATTGGGTTCAATGAAAGTCCAGG
This genomic interval from Paracoccaceae bacterium contains the following:
- a CDS encoding trypco2 family protein; this encodes MDLKEFIKETISGIVDATAELQSEYDEMGILINPPVSNSERDLFEEGSIDHTYRRVESVEFDVAVTATNETSGGGKAGLKILSMEAGARGDHLRSNEEISRVKFSIPIALAPSSAEGRSREARERLIQNTDALVNRKSSRSSIA
- the odhB gene encoding 2-oxoglutarate dehydrogenase complex dihydrolipoyllysine-residue succinyltransferase, which encodes MTTEVRVPTLGESVTEATVATWFKKPGDTVSVDEMLCELETDKVTVEVPSPVAGTLDEIVAGEGDTVGVDALLANIAEGGAGAKPAPAAAEPADAAPAPAAAGGSVDVMVPTLGESVTEATVSTWFKAVGDSVAQDEMLCELETDKVSVEVPAPAAGTITEILAPEGSTVDAGGKLATLSAGAGAAAATAPAVPAPAPAAASGGSDVEDAPSAKKAMAEAGISRDQVTGTGRDGRAMKEDVASAIAAAAATPAAPAAAPRAPVAADDASREERVKMTRLRQTIAKRLKDSQNTAAMLTTYNEVDMTEVMALRNEYKDLFLKKHGVKLGFMSFFTKACVHALREVPEVNAEIDGTDIVYKNFVHMGIAAGTPTGLVVPVIRDADAMGFADIEKAIAEKGARARDGKLSMAEMQGGTFTISNGGVYGSLMSSPILNPPQSGILGMHKIQDRPMAIKGQVVIRPMMYLALSYDHRIVDGKGAVTFLVRIKEALEDPRRLLMDL